In Paenibacillus sonchi, a single genomic region encodes these proteins:
- the clpP gene encoding ATP-dependent Clp endopeptidase proteolytic subunit ClpP gives MNMSVIPYVIEQTNKGERSYDIYSRLLKDRIVFVGAAIDDQLANSIIAQLLFLAADEPDKDIQMYINSPGGSTTAGFGIYDTMQVIKPQVSTICTGFAASFASLLLLAGATGKRYALPNSEIMIHQPHGGAQGQASDIAISARRILQIREKVVQISAERTGQPAEKVAKDMDRDYFMSAQEAVEYGIIDKVITKL, from the coding sequence ATGAACATGAGCGTAATACCTTATGTCATTGAACAAACAAACAAGGGGGAGCGTTCCTACGATATTTATTCCCGGCTGCTGAAGGACCGGATTGTGTTCGTAGGTGCGGCCATCGACGACCAGCTCGCAAACAGCATCATCGCCCAACTGCTGTTCCTGGCGGCAGACGAGCCGGATAAGGATATCCAGATGTATATCAACAGCCCGGGAGGTTCGACTACCGCAGGCTTCGGCATTTATGATACGATGCAGGTAATCAAACCGCAGGTCAGTACAATTTGCACCGGCTTTGCGGCTTCCTTTGCTTCCCTTCTGCTGCTGGCCGGAGCAACCGGCAAACGGTACGCACTGCCGAACAGCGAGATTATGATCCATCAGCCGCATGGCGGAGCTCAGGGCCAGGCCAGCGACATTGCCATCAGCGCACGCCGTATCCTGCAGATTAGGGAAAAGGTGGTACAGATCAGCGCAGAACGCACGGGACAGCCGGCGGAGAAGGTGGCGAAGGATATGGACCGGGATTATTTTATGTCGGCCCAGGAGGCGGTGGAATACGGCATTATTGACAAGGTCATTACCAAACTGTAA
- a CDS encoding helix-turn-helix domain-containing protein — protein sequence MKKTATQAAGHRQLRGWDRLSFRLLSVQTVKDNGEVQLPQQLLFSYALIVVAGGAAELLVDQKQFEMTAASAVLCLPEQTFGTARPARGVEMFVFYFDVFEHGGAEDTGILPVRDARLFPEQENLVLNDMKHVLSIGSEVSGKDQACGRNLSFRTQIDFQELLYQLQNNSGQRSRDARSVLEQAKQYIEAHYTEPLTVEQLAQTAEFSPKYFNDLYKKKYGKSALEYAAELRLQQAKRMMAHSGARLRDIAHQVGYADEFYFSRKFKKMIGVPPAVYMKSRRRKLAAYTPALLGQLLPLNIVPYAAALHPKWTEYYYRNYRADIPVHISAYRSNRDWQANLALLRQSSADLILAAGELHTEERAELERIAPVYYLPAEMEDWRAQLLHLAQYLGESWQAEQWLATYDWEVRTAKDQLQRQLGGESVVVIRMLGSRLYLHCNRGMRGMLYRELELRTAYESETELYDVQITPAELAYVPADHLLMLIRRESDTLGEWSRLQNDPQWLKLPAVQRHRVHLLNSDPWRENSAYAQLRMLRHMLQLFPVNRP from the coding sequence ATGAAAAAAACGGCAACACAGGCCGCAGGCCACAGGCAGCTTCGGGGCTGGGACAGGCTCTCCTTCAGGCTTTTGTCGGTTCAGACGGTAAAAGACAACGGGGAAGTGCAGCTCCCGCAGCAATTGCTCTTCTCCTATGCGCTGATCGTGGTGGCTGGCGGTGCAGCAGAACTACTGGTCGATCAAAAACAGTTTGAAATGACGGCTGCTTCAGCTGTGCTGTGCCTGCCTGAACAGACCTTCGGGACCGCCAGGCCGGCCCGGGGTGTGGAGATGTTTGTTTTTTATTTCGATGTATTTGAACACGGCGGGGCGGAAGACACCGGCATCTTACCCGTGAGGGACGCTCGGCTGTTCCCGGAGCAGGAAAATCTTGTGCTGAATGATATGAAGCATGTTCTTTCCATTGGGAGTGAGGTATCCGGCAAGGATCAGGCCTGTGGCCGCAATCTAAGCTTCCGCACACAAATCGATTTTCAGGAGCTGCTGTATCAGCTTCAAAATAACAGCGGCCAGCGTTCCAGGGATGCCCGTTCCGTGCTGGAGCAGGCCAAGCAATACATAGAAGCGCATTACACCGAACCGCTGACGGTGGAGCAGCTTGCCCAGACAGCAGAATTCAGCCCTAAATACTTCAATGACCTGTACAAGAAGAAATATGGCAAAAGCGCATTGGAATACGCTGCAGAGCTGCGGCTGCAGCAGGCCAAGCGAATGATGGCCCACAGCGGTGCCCGGCTGCGTGATATCGCCCATCAGGTGGGCTATGCGGATGAATTCTATTTCAGCCGCAAATTCAAGAAGATGATAGGCGTTCCGCCGGCAGTATATATGAAGAGCCGCCGCCGAAAGCTCGCAGCCTATACACCGGCGCTGCTTGGACAGCTGCTGCCGCTGAATATTGTCCCTTATGCGGCGGCGCTGCACCCGAAGTGGACGGAGTACTACTACCGGAACTACCGTGCAGATATTCCGGTGCATATCAGCGCGTACCGCAGCAACCGCGATTGGCAGGCCAATCTGGCGCTGCTGCGGCAAAGCTCTGCCGATCTGATCCTGGCAGCCGGTGAACTGCACACGGAGGAAAGAGCTGAACTGGAACGCATTGCTCCAGTCTATTATCTGCCTGCAGAAATGGAGGATTGGCGCGCACAACTGCTGCATCTGGCCCAGTATCTGGGCGAGAGCTGGCAGGCGGAGCAATGGCTGGCAACGTATGACTGGGAGGTGCGCACCGCCAAGGATCAGCTGCAGAGACAGCTGGGCGGTGAATCGGTTGTTGTGATCCGGATGCTGGGCAGCAGGCTGTATCTGCACTGCAACCGCGGAATGAGGGGGATGCTCTACCGTGAGCTGGAGCTGCGCACGGCTTATGAGAGTGAAACAGAACTCTATGATGTGCAGATTACTCCGGCAGAGCTTGCGTATGTGCCGGCAGATCATCTGCTGATGCTGATCCGCCGGGAGAGCGATACCCTGGGCGAGTGGAGCAGGCTGCAGAATGATCCGCAGTGGCTGAAGCTGCCCGCCGTGCAAAGGCATCGCGTGCATCTGCTGAATTCAGATCCCTGGCGTGAGAACTCTGCTTATGCCCAGCTGCGGATGCTGCGGCATATGCTTCAGCTGTTCCCGGTGAATCGTCCATAG